One window of Microbacterium sp. Root61 genomic DNA carries:
- a CDS encoding ABC transporter substrate-binding protein, with translation MTFRARNLLPLIVVVPLVLAGCSGGSPESSGDSGEFAVDGSYATSIAGDPGDLNPLVTNLVAAQFVGAFAYDTLIFVDPATSEIKPFLADSWTDGASEVSFTLHEGITCADGTPFTAQTAADNLNWIVDPANGSPLLDSIIPGTAVAKADGNVLTVTTPEPSPFLLYNVGAQQMVCEGALDDPKSTSAASNGTGLFEITEVVANDHITLERRDGYDWAPDRTTTSDTAGVPKTITVKMIPDPSTVANLLLSKGLNAALVSGADEERLADLESLSSPNLSGMIGFNNLASLPTGDAAVRIALTQAVDLDAFTDIITAGKGSRATSLLTVEPKTCSYDSVDGTLPTFDEKAAAAGMEAAGYTLGADGKLTKDGEPLSIRLVYNNQPDTRSAATEYLAAQWEKLGVTVELSGGDASFVMGQTFSAEDPSGWEASVGVDLQSNTPSIFPPYLSGPTVPEGNNYASVDNPEYVELSSAAALESGDTACDLWKQAEQALMRDANILPVSVTPFKMYFNGATSLYQPVIGSIPGPGIRVLK, from the coding sequence ATGACATTTCGTGCACGTAATCTCTTGCCCCTCATCGTCGTCGTGCCGCTGGTCCTCGCGGGCTGCAGCGGCGGATCCCCGGAGTCGTCCGGCGATTCCGGCGAGTTCGCGGTAGACGGCAGCTACGCGACGTCGATCGCGGGCGATCCAGGGGATCTCAACCCGCTGGTGACCAACCTGGTCGCCGCCCAGTTCGTCGGCGCCTTCGCGTACGACACGCTCATCTTCGTGGATCCCGCCACCAGCGAGATCAAGCCGTTCCTGGCCGACAGCTGGACGGACGGCGCGAGCGAGGTCAGCTTCACTCTGCACGAGGGCATCACGTGCGCCGACGGCACCCCGTTCACCGCGCAGACGGCGGCCGACAACCTCAACTGGATCGTCGATCCCGCCAACGGATCGCCGCTGCTCGATTCGATCATTCCCGGGACCGCGGTCGCGAAGGCAGACGGCAACGTTCTGACCGTGACGACGCCGGAGCCGTCGCCCTTCCTGCTCTACAACGTGGGCGCACAGCAGATGGTGTGCGAGGGGGCACTGGACGACCCGAAGAGCACGTCGGCCGCGAGCAACGGCACGGGGCTGTTCGAGATCACCGAGGTCGTGGCCAACGACCACATCACGCTCGAGCGTCGCGACGGGTACGACTGGGCCCCGGACCGCACGACGACGTCCGACACTGCCGGCGTCCCGAAGACGATCACCGTGAAGATGATCCCGGATCCGAGCACCGTCGCGAACCTGCTGCTGTCGAAGGGCTTGAACGCGGCGCTGGTATCCGGCGCGGACGAGGAGCGGCTGGCGGACCTCGAATCACTGTCATCCCCGAACCTCTCCGGAATGATCGGGTTCAACAACCTCGCGTCGCTCCCGACCGGCGATGCCGCGGTGCGCATCGCACTGACGCAGGCCGTCGATCTCGACGCGTTCACCGACATCATCACCGCCGGCAAGGGATCGCGCGCAACGTCCCTGCTCACAGTGGAGCCGAAGACCTGCAGCTACGACAGCGTCGACGGCACCCTGCCGACCTTCGATGAGAAGGCGGCTGCGGCAGGCATGGAAGCGGCCGGCTACACGCTCGGCGCCGACGGAAAGCTCACCAAGGACGGCGAACCCCTCTCCATCCGTCTCGTCTACAACAACCAGCCCGATACCCGCAGCGCGGCGACCGAGTACCTCGCCGCACAGTGGGAGAAGCTCGGCGTCACGGTGGAGCTGAGCGGCGGCGACGCGAGCTTCGTGATGGGGCAGACCTTCTCCGCGGAGGACCCGTCGGGCTGGGAGGCATCGGTGGGCGTCGATCTGCAGTCCAACACGCCCAGCATCTTCCCGCCGTACCTGTCGGGCCCGACCGTGCCGGAGGGCAACAACTACGCCTCGGTCGACAACCCGGAATACGTCGAGCTGTCCAGTGCCGCCGCGCTGGAGTCCGGAGACACGGCGTGCGACCTGTGGAAGCAGGCCGAGCAGGCGCTGATGCGGGACGCGAACATCCTCCCGGTCTCCGTCACCCCCTTCAAGATGTACTTCAACGGCGCCACCTCGCTCTACCAGCCGGTCATCGGATCCATCCCCGGTCCCGGCATCCGCGTCCTGAAGTAG
- a CDS encoding helix-turn-helix domain-containing protein: MSTVITSSASVFGQPLGRLVDRLGSTLLTLVAGHGEQGRIVSSVVLYDPADPPVLSEGALVLGVGINGVNDLLARIPDLAGSGAIALIVREPVITTTEVIRMAEEHALPIYGLIRGASWIQIATMLAGALDVGATGETPGSHADAGADLFGLADSLAALLQAPVTIENLSSRVMAFSADQAGTDEPRRLTILGLQVPEIYSDMQRSRGVFRQIYASERPVYVAKAEPEGLPRVAMRIRAGEEVLGSIWAVVHEPLSPQREQGMVEAAGVVALTMLRARVSADSTQRLRLGLVSMLLDGAGRAREAAQQLRFGSSPVCVIALGPKEGTLDDARMEADIQRTASALNMYLQPIYPRAVSAPLGGTIYAVIPLRADDAASAAEAERLAREFISRLDSQGEVYAGVGNLVREPSELPLSRRAADEALRVLRSRSSSTVRVATLDTMQVEALILRVADSLVADRVGVAGPIATLRTYDQEHDTELLLTLRTWLEQFGDVTAAAQVIHVHKNTFRYRLARLTEVGGIDLDDPDVRFGLMLQLRLFPAAAIG; the protein is encoded by the coding sequence ATGTCAACGGTGATCACGTCGTCCGCGTCCGTGTTCGGTCAGCCGCTCGGGCGGCTCGTCGATCGACTGGGATCGACCCTGCTCACGCTCGTGGCCGGCCACGGCGAGCAGGGCCGCATCGTCAGCTCCGTCGTGCTCTACGACCCGGCGGATCCGCCCGTGCTGAGCGAAGGCGCGCTGGTGCTCGGCGTCGGCATCAACGGCGTGAACGATCTGCTGGCGCGCATCCCCGATCTGGCGGGATCCGGGGCGATCGCCCTGATCGTGCGCGAACCCGTGATCACCACGACAGAAGTGATCAGGATGGCGGAGGAGCACGCCCTGCCGATCTACGGACTCATCCGCGGGGCATCCTGGATCCAGATCGCGACGATGCTCGCGGGGGCGCTCGATGTCGGGGCGACCGGAGAGACTCCCGGTTCGCACGCGGATGCCGGTGCAGACCTCTTCGGACTCGCCGACTCGCTCGCCGCACTGCTGCAGGCCCCGGTCACGATCGAGAACCTCTCGTCGCGGGTGATGGCGTTCTCCGCCGACCAGGCCGGTACGGACGAGCCTCGACGGCTGACGATCCTCGGGCTGCAGGTGCCGGAGATCTACAGCGACATGCAGCGCAGCCGCGGGGTCTTCCGGCAGATCTACGCGTCCGAGCGGCCGGTGTACGTCGCGAAGGCGGAACCCGAGGGTCTGCCGCGCGTGGCCATGCGCATCCGCGCCGGCGAGGAGGTCCTGGGGTCGATCTGGGCCGTGGTGCACGAGCCGCTGTCGCCGCAGCGCGAGCAGGGGATGGTGGAGGCAGCGGGGGTCGTGGCGCTCACCATGCTGCGGGCGCGGGTCAGCGCCGACTCCACGCAGCGACTCCGGCTCGGCTTGGTCAGCATGCTGCTCGACGGCGCCGGTCGTGCACGCGAGGCCGCACAGCAGCTGCGCTTCGGATCGTCGCCGGTGTGCGTGATCGCCCTGGGCCCGAAGGAGGGGACTCTCGATGACGCCCGGATGGAGGCGGACATCCAGCGCACTGCGAGCGCGCTGAACATGTACCTGCAGCCGATCTACCCCCGGGCGGTCTCCGCACCCTTGGGAGGCACCATCTACGCCGTCATCCCGCTCCGCGCCGACGACGCCGCCTCCGCGGCGGAGGCCGAGCGATTGGCGCGCGAGTTCATCAGCCGCCTGGACTCCCAGGGCGAGGTCTACGCGGGGGTGGGCAACCTGGTGCGGGAACCCTCCGAGCTGCCCTTGTCACGGCGGGCGGCCGACGAGGCGCTGCGGGTTCTGCGGAGTCGATCGAGCTCAACCGTGCGCGTCGCCACGCTGGACACGATGCAGGTCGAGGCGCTCATTCTGAGGGTGGCCGACTCGCTGGTCGCCGATCGGGTGGGTGTGGCCGGTCCCATCGCCACGCTGCGCACCTACGACCAGGAGCACGACACCGAGCTGCTGCTGACGCTGCGCACCTGGCTGGAGCAGTTCGGCGACGTCACCGCGGCCGCGCAGGTCATCCATGTGCACAAGAACACCTTCCGCTACCGGCTGGCGCGTCTGACCGAGGTGGGCGGGATAGACCTGGACGACCCGGACGTACGGTTCGGCCTGATGCTGCAGCTGCGGCTGTTCCCGGCCGCTGCGATTGGGTGA
- a CDS encoding serine hydrolase — translation MTTTLRDLSTAHDALLAAFAEVPVRGLIHAVDIDTGHEIGVGSDESVVSASVFKVPVLVELCRQYSSGRIDPRARIALGADERRTDGSTGISVMLDELNLSVRDMSLLMMSVSDNRATDVITDLVGLDNVNATMREFGFDRTVVDYDCDMLFATIMEDLGDAHAEGIAELEHGELTDDLKERLRVLRATTPEETDRTTPRQIAELLSAIWRDELLDADAAAEVRRVMGLQAWGHRLTAGFSDPAVRVSGKTGTLFYVRNEVGVVEFPTGERFAVAVFLQEPTFEPRNPDADRVIGTAARLAVDYLRASQSVDAG, via the coding sequence GTGACGACCACTCTTCGAGATCTGTCCACTGCCCACGACGCCCTTCTGGCGGCCTTCGCGGAAGTGCCCGTGCGGGGGCTCATCCACGCGGTCGACATCGATACGGGGCACGAGATCGGCGTGGGATCCGACGAGTCGGTCGTCTCTGCGAGCGTGTTCAAGGTGCCCGTGCTGGTCGAGCTCTGTCGGCAGTATTCGTCCGGACGGATCGATCCCCGGGCGCGCATCGCGCTGGGGGCGGACGAGCGTCGCACCGACGGCTCCACCGGGATCTCGGTGATGCTCGACGAACTGAACCTCTCGGTGCGCGACATGTCGCTGCTGATGATGTCGGTCAGCGACAACCGGGCCACCGACGTGATCACGGACCTCGTCGGCCTGGACAACGTCAACGCCACGATGCGGGAGTTCGGGTTCGACCGCACCGTCGTGGACTACGACTGCGACATGCTGTTCGCGACGATCATGGAGGATCTCGGCGACGCGCACGCGGAAGGCATCGCCGAGCTGGAGCACGGCGAGCTGACCGACGACCTCAAGGAGCGGCTGCGGGTCCTGCGCGCCACGACTCCTGAGGAGACCGACCGCACCACGCCTCGGCAGATCGCGGAGCTCCTGTCCGCGATCTGGCGCGACGAGCTACTCGACGCGGATGCCGCGGCCGAGGTCCGCCGCGTGATGGGACTGCAGGCGTGGGGGCATCGCCTCACGGCGGGCTTCTCCGACCCTGCCGTGCGGGTGAGCGGCAAGACCGGAACGCTCTTCTACGTGCGCAATGAGGTGGGTGTCGTGGAGTTCCCGACCGGCGAGCGCTTCGCGGTCGCGGTCTTCCTGCAGGAGCCGACGTTCGAGCCGCGCAACCCGGACGCCGATCGCGTCATCGGCACCGCGGCCCGCCTCGCCGTCGACTACCTGCGCGCCAGCCAGTCGGTCGACGCCGGCTGA
- a CDS encoding SDR family oxidoreductase translates to MPLVLLTGAARSNSIAAGIAPRLIADGWTVVTSDLADTDYPCDLSTPTGPDELIAAVHRDLGPIDALILSHAHDVESGILDTTAESFDRHVAVNARAGLLLIAAFARQIGSGGGAIVALTSDHTTGNLPYGASKGALDRIVIAAARELGPLGISANALNPGPVDTGWMDEGVRTYLTAQQPLGRLGTPTDIAAMVSFLVSPEGRWVSGQLLHSDGAFSARY, encoded by the coding sequence ATGCCTCTCGTCCTCCTCACCGGCGCCGCGCGGTCGAACAGCATCGCCGCCGGCATCGCGCCACGCCTCATCGCCGACGGCTGGACCGTGGTCACCAGCGACCTCGCCGATACCGACTACCCGTGTGACCTGTCGACACCGACGGGTCCGGATGAGCTGATCGCCGCCGTCCATCGCGATCTCGGCCCGATCGACGCGCTGATCCTGAGCCACGCGCACGATGTGGAGTCCGGCATCCTCGATACGACCGCGGAGAGCTTCGACCGGCACGTCGCCGTGAACGCACGAGCCGGCCTCCTCCTCATCGCCGCATTCGCCCGGCAGATCGGCAGCGGCGGGGGCGCAATCGTGGCCCTGACCAGCGACCACACGACCGGGAATCTGCCCTACGGCGCATCCAAGGGCGCGCTCGATCGCATCGTGATCGCCGCCGCTCGCGAGCTGGGACCGCTCGGCATCTCGGCCAACGCGCTCAATCCCGGACCGGTCGACACCGGGTGGATGGACGAGGGCGTCCGCACGTACCTGACCGCGCAGCAGCCGCTCGGCCGACTGGGCACTCCGACCGACATCGCGGCCATGGTGTCGTTCCTGGTCTCACCCGAGGGGCGCTGGGTATCCGGTCAGCTCCTGCACAGCGACGGGGCGTTCTCGGCGCGCTACTGA
- a CDS encoding M23 family metallopeptidase: MTTGCTDTPESTSTAQPHRTSDSGIRAGYQDAETLEFSPLIIDPLATEVVPVEGSDGRFWVAYELSVFNASPRDATLTQVETLLGGENGDVITTRDLNRVAANTMLLGGGEGSSEIPAGRTAIVVLRDSYPSRGEIPTSFTHRIDATFAAPGDDAPRLAGIYPDQVEAIGGAVTTIDAEPLVIGAPVAGDNWYANNSLESLALNHHSNVVIPVGGRITGAERYGIDFMKVDPVAQSSYNGDPALNTSYLAFDEPLLAVADGRVVRVTSDHPDVAPKVLADLQVVDDATGNQVVIDIGGGVYALYAHMKEASATVEVGDIVTKGQEIGRLGNSGNTSEAHLHFQLQRSPLLSGENVAWVLERFETVGALAPDGEAVMPPPDVGIRSAQLPIQGTIFSIPR; the protein is encoded by the coding sequence ATGACCACCGGCTGCACCGATACACCCGAGAGCACGTCGACGGCGCAACCGCACCGGACATCGGATTCGGGAATTCGGGCGGGGTATCAGGATGCGGAGACTCTGGAGTTCTCGCCGCTCATCATCGATCCGCTCGCGACGGAAGTCGTCCCGGTGGAGGGATCGGACGGCCGGTTCTGGGTGGCGTACGAGCTCAGCGTGTTCAACGCGTCACCACGAGATGCCACTCTGACCCAGGTAGAGACTCTCCTCGGCGGCGAGAACGGCGATGTCATCACGACACGCGATCTGAATCGGGTCGCGGCCAACACGATGCTGCTCGGGGGCGGCGAAGGAAGCTCCGAAATCCCGGCCGGCCGAACGGCGATCGTCGTGCTCCGTGACAGCTATCCGTCGAGAGGAGAGATTCCGACGTCGTTCACCCACCGCATCGACGCCACCTTCGCAGCCCCTGGTGATGACGCACCCCGGCTGGCCGGCATCTACCCCGACCAGGTCGAGGCGATCGGCGGCGCGGTGACCACGATCGATGCGGAACCCCTCGTCATCGGCGCGCCGGTAGCGGGCGACAACTGGTACGCGAACAACTCCCTGGAGTCCCTGGCACTGAACCACCACAGCAACGTCGTGATTCCGGTGGGCGGACGCATCACCGGCGCCGAACGCTACGGGATCGACTTCATGAAGGTCGATCCCGTAGCGCAGTCCTCCTACAACGGCGATCCTGCTCTGAACACCAGCTACCTCGCTTTCGACGAGCCGTTGCTCGCCGTAGCCGACGGTCGAGTCGTCCGGGTGACCTCCGACCACCCTGACGTGGCGCCCAAGGTGCTCGCGGACCTGCAGGTCGTCGACGATGCCACCGGCAATCAGGTGGTGATCGACATCGGCGGCGGCGTCTACGCGCTGTACGCACACATGAAGGAGGCAAGCGCCACCGTCGAGGTGGGTGACATCGTCACCAAGGGCCAGGAGATCGGCCGCTTGGGCAACTCCGGCAACACGAGCGAGGCCCACCTGCACTTCCAGCTGCAGCGCAGCCCCCTCCTTTCCGGCGAGAATGTGGCCTGGGTGCTCGAGCGCTTCGAGACGGTAGGTGCGCTCGCGCCCGATGGCGAGGCCGTTATGCCCCCTCCCGACGTCGGCATCCGCTCCGCACAGCTCCCGATCCAGGGCACGATCTTCTCGATTCCGAGATAG
- a CDS encoding LLM class flavin-dependent oxidoreductase, producing MQRFGTLSFGHYGPLGGGRSLSAGNSLHQAIDLAQGMDELGVDGAYFRVHHFARQQASPMPLLAAIAARTKRIEVGTGVIDMRYENPLYLAEEAAAVDLISDGRLALGVSRGSPETVVRGYEAFGYTGSQDPRGADIAREHFSTFLRAIEGEGIAEGDPRSPFGGATGLQRIEPHSPGLRSRIWWGAGNSETAEWAGRMGVNLMSSTLLTEDKGLPFDELQAQQIDAFRAAWREAGHPGEPRTSISRSIFPITTTEEEMYFGGRQDGDQVGIIDGMRSTFGKTYAAAPDVLVQQLLDDAAIRTADTLMLTIPSQLGVEFNLRVVESFAKYVAPALGWKNPHV from the coding sequence ATGCAGCGATTCGGCACACTTTCCTTCGGCCATTACGGCCCCCTCGGCGGCGGGCGATCCCTGTCGGCCGGCAATTCCTTGCACCAGGCGATCGATCTCGCCCAGGGCATGGACGAGCTCGGCGTCGACGGCGCGTACTTCCGCGTGCACCACTTCGCACGCCAGCAGGCCTCCCCCATGCCGCTCCTCGCCGCGATCGCCGCGCGCACGAAGCGCATCGAGGTGGGCACCGGCGTGATCGACATGCGCTACGAGAACCCGCTCTACCTCGCGGAGGAGGCCGCCGCAGTCGACCTCATCAGCGACGGTCGGCTCGCCCTCGGCGTGAGCCGTGGTTCACCAGAGACCGTCGTGCGCGGCTACGAGGCGTTCGGCTACACCGGGTCGCAGGACCCGCGCGGCGCCGACATCGCCCGCGAGCACTTCTCGACCTTCCTGCGCGCGATCGAGGGCGAGGGCATCGCCGAGGGCGACCCGCGCAGCCCGTTCGGCGGCGCCACAGGCCTCCAGCGCATCGAGCCGCATTCCCCCGGGCTGCGCTCGCGCATCTGGTGGGGCGCCGGCAACAGCGAGACCGCGGAGTGGGCCGGGCGCATGGGTGTGAACCTCATGTCCTCGACGCTGCTCACCGAAGACAAGGGACTGCCCTTCGACGAGCTGCAGGCGCAGCAGATCGACGCGTTCCGCGCCGCGTGGCGCGAGGCGGGTCATCCGGGCGAGCCCCGCACCTCGATCAGCCGCAGCATCTTCCCCATCACGACGACCGAGGAGGAGATGTACTTCGGCGGACGCCAGGACGGCGACCAAGTCGGCATCATCGACGGCATGCGATCCACGTTCGGCAAGACGTATGCCGCGGCGCCCGACGTGCTCGTCCAGCAGCTGCTGGACGACGCCGCCATCCGCACGGCCGACACCCTGATGCTCACGATCCCCAGCCAGCTGGGCGTCGAGTTCAACCTCCGCGTCGTCGAGTCCTTCGCGAAGTACGTCGCCCCCGCGCTCGGGTGGAAGAACCCCCACGTCTGA
- a CDS encoding GNAT family N-acetyltransferase: MAMTLRRSTDADLDWLVELRALVLRDDLERLGRFDAVRVRQRMRDGFDPTFTRIIVVDEADVGSVTVRRDTDVRWLEHFYVLPAMQGRGVGRDVLRHILAAQDPMPLRLNVLRGSGARRLYERHGFVVDHEDDVDVFMTFHPGS, from the coding sequence ATGGCCATGACCCTTCGCCGCAGCACCGACGCGGACCTTGACTGGCTTGTCGAACTCCGAGCTCTCGTGCTCCGCGACGATTTGGAACGACTGGGCCGTTTCGACGCCGTTCGCGTGCGCCAACGCATGCGCGATGGCTTCGACCCGACGTTCACGCGCATCATCGTCGTCGATGAAGCCGACGTCGGATCCGTCACCGTTCGCCGCGACACGGATGTCCGCTGGCTTGAGCACTTCTACGTGCTGCCGGCAATGCAAGGTCGGGGCGTGGGACGAGACGTGCTTCGACACATTCTCGCTGCACAGGATCCGATGCCGCTGAGACTCAACGTGCTCCGCGGAAGCGGCGCGCGCCGTCTGTACGAACGTCACGGCTTCGTCGTCGACCACGAGGACGACGTCGACGTATTCATGACGTTTCATCCCGGATCCTGA
- a CDS encoding helix-turn-helix domain-containing protein: MTDELDQVGPRLRAARKARGWTLEELASQAGMSVSTLSRLESGKRQASLGLLLPLTRHLGVRIDDLVRPASPDPRVRRSVIRRDGLTIAPLALEGSSIHTYKITYPPIAELPGLKVHDGFEWLYVLSGKLRLRVGDQDLVLGRGEAAEFDTRVPHAMSASGTRPAEVLSIFNEAGVRMHTHGGPELEESVG, from the coding sequence ATGACCGACGAACTCGATCAGGTCGGACCGCGGCTTCGAGCGGCGCGCAAGGCACGTGGGTGGACGCTGGAGGAGCTCGCCAGTCAGGCCGGCATGTCGGTCAGCACCCTGTCGAGGCTGGAGTCGGGCAAGCGGCAGGCGAGCCTCGGCCTGCTGCTGCCCTTGACGCGCCACCTGGGCGTGCGCATCGACGATCTCGTGCGCCCGGCCTCGCCGGACCCGCGGGTCCGGCGATCCGTCATCCGGCGTGACGGGCTGACCATCGCCCCGCTGGCGCTGGAGGGTTCGTCGATCCACACGTACAAGATCACCTATCCGCCCATCGCCGAACTTCCGGGCCTCAAGGTGCACGACGGCTTCGAATGGCTCTACGTGCTGTCCGGCAAGCTGCGACTGCGAGTGGGCGATCAGGACCTCGTCCTCGGACGGGGCGAGGCTGCCGAGTTCGACACCCGTGTTCCGCACGCGATGAGTGCGTCGGGCACGCGTCCGGCAGAGGTGCTGAGCATCTTCAACGAGGCGGGGGTTCGCATGCACACCCACGGTGGGCCTGAGCTCGAGGAGTCGGTCGGCTAG
- a CDS encoding bifunctional NAD(P)/FAD-dependent oxidoreductase/class I SAM-dependent methyltransferase: MEHAEWDAVVIGGGVAGLSAALMLGRARRRTLVIDGGAPRNRFAAHMHGVLGNDGTPPEELLARGRAEIERYGVRIVSGSVESVEDDPAGLAVTIAGRGAVSTRAVLVATGLTDELADVPGLAEYWGRGVLHCPYCHGWEVRDRVLGVILSSELGLHQTELVRQWSDEVIVFTSAIGSLRPEVEKRLRARGMRIIAEPVAEVIGDGTDVTAVRLSNGEDIPVGAVFTTGAARPHDGFLSSLSLDRTEAPAGSFLAIDPMGRTSDSRIWAAGNVVAPAASVPMAMGAGTAAGASVNATLVAEDFDAAERDARAMHEEPSPVEFWENRYSDAAKVWSGHPNKALTDVVAALIPGRALDLGCGEGADVIWLAENGWHATGVDISTTAVARATAMVEGSPVAERARFIAADLATWDAAESYDLVTASFLQSPVALDRAAILRRAAARVTPGGHLLLTAHATAPNHNHAHAHAVFPTPEEELATLDLDPASWRTVIAETRRRTAVRDGAPVDFEDSVVLLQRIDAAPGSATA, from the coding sequence ATGGAACATGCAGAGTGGGACGCGGTCGTGATCGGCGGCGGCGTGGCGGGACTGAGTGCGGCGCTGATGCTGGGGCGCGCCCGACGCCGCACGCTCGTCATCGACGGCGGCGCACCGCGCAATCGCTTCGCCGCGCACATGCACGGGGTGCTCGGCAACGACGGGACACCTCCCGAAGAGCTCCTCGCCCGAGGCCGCGCCGAGATCGAGCGCTACGGCGTTCGTATCGTCTCCGGCAGCGTCGAATCGGTGGAGGACGATCCCGCGGGGCTCGCGGTCACGATCGCGGGCCGGGGCGCGGTGTCGACCCGCGCCGTCCTCGTCGCGACCGGACTGACCGACGAGCTCGCCGACGTCCCCGGCCTCGCCGAGTACTGGGGGCGCGGAGTGCTGCATTGCCCGTACTGCCACGGGTGGGAGGTGCGTGACCGGGTTCTGGGTGTGATCCTCAGCTCCGAGCTCGGCCTGCACCAGACAGAGCTCGTACGACAGTGGAGCGACGAAGTGATCGTGTTCACGAGCGCGATCGGGTCTCTGCGCCCCGAGGTCGAAAAGCGACTCCGCGCGCGCGGGATGCGGATAATCGCCGAGCCCGTCGCGGAGGTCATCGGCGACGGCACGGACGTCACCGCGGTGCGTCTGTCGAACGGCGAAGACATCCCCGTCGGTGCGGTCTTCACCACCGGCGCCGCCCGACCGCACGACGGCTTCCTCTCGTCGCTCTCTTTGGACCGGACCGAGGCACCCGCAGGGAGCTTCCTCGCCATCGACCCGATGGGGCGCACGAGCGACAGCCGTATCTGGGCCGCGGGCAACGTCGTCGCGCCCGCCGCAAGCGTTCCGATGGCCATGGGAGCCGGCACCGCAGCGGGAGCGTCCGTCAACGCGACCCTCGTGGCCGAGGACTTCGATGCGGCGGAGCGCGACGCCCGCGCCATGCACGAAGAACCGTCACCCGTCGAGTTCTGGGAAAACCGATATTCGGATGCCGCGAAGGTCTGGTCCGGGCATCCGAACAAGGCCCTCACCGACGTCGTCGCGGCCCTCATTCCGGGCCGCGCCCTGGATCTGGGCTGCGGCGAGGGCGCCGACGTCATCTGGCTGGCCGAGAACGGCTGGCACGCCACCGGGGTGGACATCTCCACCACTGCCGTCGCGCGAGCCACCGCGATGGTGGAGGGCAGCCCGGTCGCCGAGCGGGCGCGCTTCATCGCCGCGGACCTCGCGACCTGGGATGCCGCGGAGTCGTACGACCTCGTCACCGCGAGCTTCCTGCAGTCCCCCGTCGCTCTGGATCGAGCCGCGATCCTCCGCCGGGCCGCGGCCAGGGTCACGCCCGGTGGGCACCTGCTGCTGACCGCCCACGCGACCGCGCCGAACCACAATCACGCGCACGCCCACGCCGTCTTCCCGACGCCGGAGGAGGAGCTCGCCACGCTCGATCTCGACCCCGCATCCTGGCGCACGGTCATCGCCGAGACGCGCCGGCGAACGGCGGTCCGCGACGGAGCCCCCGTCGATTTCGAGGACTCTGTCGTGCTGCTCCAGCGCATCGACGCGGCTCCAGGATCAGCGACCGCGTAG
- a CDS encoding helix-turn-helix transcriptional regulator encodes MTSATVGYSAISSYSRVEILRLLGERPQRTIADLSAETGLHANTVREHLQRLEDEGCVIRSTEKRTTRGRPRVLFSAIIGADASSPVTARRARDAAARGDLMRRILPDAQESTEGLEAAAVHQLDAIIDHLDEAGFEPEFDGTSLTLDVTPCMHQSVQADHRETLCAIHLGIMQGVLAQAGGPLHATEVRTEGMANGCVVQLARMTTKD; translated from the coding sequence ATGACGTCTGCCACCGTCGGGTACAGCGCGATCTCCAGTTACAGCCGGGTCGAGATCCTGCGACTCTTGGGCGAACGTCCGCAGCGCACGATCGCCGACCTGAGCGCCGAGACCGGGCTGCACGCCAACACCGTGCGCGAGCACCTGCAGCGTCTCGAGGACGAGGGATGCGTCATCCGCTCGACCGAGAAGCGCACCACGCGCGGACGCCCGCGCGTGCTGTTCAGCGCGATCATCGGCGCCGACGCATCCAGCCCGGTCACCGCACGCCGCGCTCGGGACGCCGCCGCCCGCGGAGACCTGATGCGCCGCATCCTGCCGGACGCCCAGGAGTCGACCGAGGGGCTCGAAGCCGCGGCGGTGCACCAGCTCGACGCGATCATCGACCACCTCGATGAAGCCGGATTCGAGCCGGAGTTCGACGGCACCTCGCTGACCCTCGACGTCACCCCCTGCATGCACCAGTCGGTGCAGGCCGACCACCGCGAGACCCTGTGCGCGATCCACCTCGGCATCATGCAGGGCGTTCTGGCCCAGGCCGGTGGACCGCTGCACGCAACCGAGGTGCGCACGGAGGGCATGGCGAACGGCTGCGTGGTGCAGCTGGCACGGATGACCACGAAGGACTGA
- a CDS encoding PadR family transcriptional regulator, whose translation MRIGKDLVAAAATPMVLGILADGESYGYAILQRVTELSGGELEWSDGMLYPLLHRLEKLGHVESSWHAQSAGRPRRHYRLSPQGRAVLADQRKQWAVVSDALHRAWSDTTQRATAQPLPGMA comes from the coding sequence ATGCGCATCGGCAAAGACCTGGTCGCGGCCGCCGCCACACCCATGGTGCTCGGCATCCTCGCCGACGGCGAGTCCTATGGCTACGCCATCCTGCAGCGGGTGACGGAGCTGTCCGGCGGCGAGCTGGAATGGAGCGACGGGATGCTGTACCCGCTCCTGCATCGCCTGGAGAAGCTCGGCCACGTCGAGTCGTCGTGGCACGCGCAGAGCGCCGGGCGCCCGCGGCGCCACTACCGGCTGAGCCCGCAGGGACGTGCCGTGCTGGCCGACCAGCGCAAGCAGTGGGCCGTGGTCAGCGACGCATTGCACCGCGCGTGGTCCGACACCACCCAGCGCGCGACCGCTCAGCCGCTGCCCGGGATGGCGTGA